A DNA window from Hordeum vulgare subsp. vulgare chromosome 1H, MorexV3_pseudomolecules_assembly, whole genome shotgun sequence contains the following coding sequences:
- the LOC123442651 gene encoding uncharacterized protein LOC123442651, whose product MASVAPPPPPPDAEPPECPVCLSPFDAASVVPRVLPCGHSLCGTCVSSLPPASASAASSSLRCPLCSQCVPFSRALGPSSLPKNLALLSLLPSPPNPSPPPPRTAGAASAAQPLPLPLHAAHSRLLARFRHAILPESASPLHSSPPGHPPAGLALGSIACDLGAPWFCPRGHPVSLLPIDDPAGRAPTQEAAFYRPSHAARVIAAIDALSSAAREEMFDLVAASTRLARRVCRVYGAWMGPEAATLWLVSELHTPGLPPLLNEMSDELETVARIGALGMEVCEALMGLHGEGLVLGCLRLDCFRLDHFGRCLLDLNEVLTLCRRIRAGVRLWKDGALVAPEMAAILGDSTRMRSRDFDGLIGRKSDVWLLGCILVVLVTADEQLVAGWNTDGSYDDWQKEVLTRLDAALVGTQLEPLAATTALCLSYEPECRPEIAHVWKCIRGAQMKPGADALAPGDDIVTQKSFRCLLLGELSSMCSGRAVESDDILQPSQGSDDKNSTPDDVNSCGCSNDESVSTAGTDDPQHNRVFKSSTLLAHRDCVTGLAIGGGFLFSSSYDKTISVWSLQDFSHVQTLKGHEHKITAIVVVDNDNQSLCISGDSGSGIFIWRVGTSLKEEPLNKWYETNDWIFRGVHCLAVSGTGYLYTGSKDKSIKAWSLEDYSLRCTMTGHKSTVSCLAVASGILYSGSWDGSIRSWWLTDHSPLFVLEDDAPGSIAPVLSISTEANFVVSSYENGCLKIWKDDVLVKSEKLQNDSIYAVKLNGKWLYTGGLNKAINIQELLEDESELEIRDVASISCDSIVTSILYWDEKLIVGLSNREIKVYDKGS is encoded by the exons ATGGCGAGcgttgcgccgccgccgccgccgccggacgcGGAGCCGCCCGAGTGCCCGGTGTGCCTCTCCCCCTTCGACGCCGCCTCCGTCGTGCCGCGCGTCCTCCCTTGCGGGCACTCCCTCTGCGGCACCTGCGTCTCCTCCCTCCCGCCCGCCTCCGCGTCGGCCGCGTCCTCCTCCCTCCGCTGCCCGCTCTGCTCCCAGTGCGTCCCCTTCTCCCGGgccctcggcccctcctcccttcccaaaaacctcgccctcctctccctcctcccctccccccccaacccttcccctccccctccccgcaccgccggcgccgcctccGCGGCGCAACCCCTCCCCCTCCCGCTCCACGCCGCCCACTCCCGCCTCCTCGCCCGCTTCCGACACGCCATCCTCCCCGAGTCCGCCTCCCCGCTCCACTCCTCGCCGCCCGGCCACCCTCCCGCCGGCCTCGCGCTCGGGTCGATCGCCTGCGACCTGGGAGCCCCCTGGTTCTGCCCGCGGGGACACCCCGTAAGCCTCCTCCCGATCGATGATCCCGCCGGCAGGGCGCCCACGCAGGAGGCCGCGTTCTACCGGCCCAGCCACGCCGCGCGGGTCATCGCCGCGATCGACGCGCTGAGCAGCGCCGCGAGGGAGGAGATGTTCGATCTGGTGGCCGCCTCGACGCGATTGGCGCGGCGGGTGTGCAGGGTTTACGGCGCCTGGATGGGTCCCGAGGCGGCAACGCTGTGGCTGGTCTCTGAATTGCACACgccaggactcccccccttgttgAATGAGATGAGCGACGAACTGGAAACGGTAGCTCGGATCGGAGCTCTTGGAATGGAGGTGTGTGAAGCGCTCATGGGACTGCACGGCGAGGGGCTGGTGCTGGGTTGCCTCCGGCTGGACTGCTTCCGCCTTGATCACTTTGGGCGATGCCTACTCGACTTGAATGAGGTATTGACCTTGTGCCGTCGGATCCGGGCAGGGGTTCGCCTGTGGAAGGACGGCGCTTTGGTTGCTCCCGAGATGGCAGCAATTCTGGGTGATAGCACGAGGATGAGGAGTCGAGATTTCGATGGCTTGATAGGGCGTAAATCAGATGTTTGGTTGCTGGGTTGTATATTGGTGGTGCTTGTTACTGCAGACGAGCAGCTTGTAGCAGGGTGGAATACTGATGGATCATATGATGATTGGCAGAAGGAAGTACTTACGAGGCTTGATGCTGCATTGGTTGGTACACAATTGGAACCATTGGCTGCAACTACAGCGTTATGCTTGAGCTATGAACCAGAATGCCGCCCAGAGATTGCTCATGTTTGGAAATGTATCAGAGGCGCACAGATGAAACCTGGTGCTGATGCTTTGGCTCCTGGTGATGATATTGTAACACAGAAGAGTTTTAGGTGTTTACTCCTCGGGGAGTTGTCCTCAATGTGCTCTGGCCGAGCTGTTGAGTCAGATGATATACTGCAGCCCTCTCAAGGTTCTGATGACAAAAATTCAACACCAGATGATGTAAACAGTTGTGGTTGCTCGAACGACGAGTCTGTTTCCACAGCAGGAACAGATGACCCACAGCATAACAGAGTGTTTAAATCTTCAACTCTGCTTGCTCACCGTGACTGTGTCACAGGATTGGCCATTGGAG GGGGATTTTTGTTTAGTTCTTCTTACGACAAAACAATCAGTGTATGGTCACTGCAG GACTTCTCTCATGTGCAGACTTTAAAGGGTCATGAGCACAAAATAACAGCAATTGTTGTTGTCGACAATGATAACCAGTCTCTTTGTATAAGCGGAGATAGTGGCAGTGGAATTTTTATCTGGCGTGTTGGTACCTCTCTGAAGGAAGAACCGTTGAATAAATGGTATGAAACTAATGACTGGATCTTCCGGGGTGTTCACTGTTTGGCTGTGTCTGGAACCGGTTATCTTTATACTGGCAGTAAAGACAAATCTATTAAAGCTTGGTCTCTGGAG GATTACTCACTCCGATGCACTATGACAGGCCACAAATCAACTGTATCTTGCCTTGCAGTTGCTAGCGGTATTCTTTACAGTGGAAGTTGGGATGGTAGTATCCGATCATGGTGGCTTACTGATCACAGCCCATTGTTTGTACTTGAAGATGATGCACCGGGAAGCATAGCCCCTGTGTTGTCAATTTCAACAGAAGCTAATTTTGTTGTTTCATCATATGAAAATGGCTGTTTGAAG ATTTGGAAGGATGATGTCCTCGTTAAATCAGAGAAACTTCAAAATGATTCTATTTACGCTGTTAAATTGAATGGTAAATGGCTCTATACTGGTGGATTGAATAAAGCCATAAATATCCAG GAGTTATTAGAAGATGAGTCAGAGTTGGAAATCAGAGATGTCGCTTCCATCTCTTGTGATTCAATTGTAACTTCAATATTGTACTGGGATGAAAAGCTGATAGTTGGACTCTCTAACAGGGAAATTAAG GTTTACGACAAGGGTTCTTAG